The Sandaracinus amylolyticus genomic interval CGCCTCGCATCCGCGCAGGAAGCCCCGGTCACGCTGCGCATCGCGACGCTCGCGCCGCGCGGCTCGGCGTGGCACCGCGTGTTCACCGCGTGGGGCAACACGCTGCGCACGCAGACCAACGGGCGCCTCACGATCAACGTGATGCCCGCGGGCGCCGGCGACGAGCTCGATCTCGTGCGCCGCATGCGCGCGCGAGAGATCGACGGAGCGAGCTTCACCGCGATCGGGATCGGACAGATCGCGCGCCCCGTGCTCGTGCTGCAGGCGCCCGGCGTGTTCGAGACGTACGAGCACCTCGATCGCGCGCGCACGCGCATGGACGCCGAGCTGCGCGGCCTCTTCGAGCAGAACGGCGCGACGCTCATGGGCTGGAGCGACTACGGGCAGGGCCGCATCTTCTCGACGCGCCCGATCCGTCGCCCCGCGGACTTCCGCGAGGCGCGCCCGTGGGTCCTCGAGAACGATCCGGTGTTCCCCGAGCTGCTGCGCGTGATCGGCGCGACCGGCGGCGTGCCGCTGCCCATCGGACAGGTGATGGGCGCGCTCGAGCAGGGCCGCATCGACACCGTCGTCGCGTCGGCGACCGCGGCGAGCGCGCTGCAGTGGCACACGCGCCTCAACCACGTGATGCAGCAGTCGAACGCGGTGCTGCTCGGCGCGACGCTCTTCTCGAAGGAGAAGGTCGAGTCGCTGCCCGCCGATCTCCAGACCGCGCTGCGCGAGACCGGACGCCAAGCGCACGAGACGCTGCAGCGCACGGTGCGTCGCGACGACGATCGCTACTACCAGACGCTCTCGACGCGCCCCGGCATGACCATCGTCGACGCGTCGCAGTACGAAGCGGAGTGGCGACAGGTCGCGCAGCAGACGCGCGAACGCCTCGTCGGTCGCGTCTACACGCGCGAGCTGCTCGACCGCGCGATCGCAGCAGCGCGTTAGCAACCGACGTCATCGTCGTGGTCGTGGTCGTGTGATCGGCTTCGACGACGGCTCCAGTGTCGGTCGGCACCGAACACACACGGAGGCATCTCGTGTACCCTGCGAGTCGTCGATGAACGCGACCGCGCCCAGCGCCTCCAAGCCCGATCCGATGGTCGGTCAGATCGTCGCGGGGAAGTATCGCCTCGACGCGAAGCTCGGCGCCGGCGCGATGGGCACCGTGTACCGCGCGACCGACGCGCGCGGCGCGCTGTGCGCGGTGAAGATCCTCCAGGACGAGATCGCCGACGACGAGACGCGCGAGCGCTTCCGCCGCGAAGCCGAGGCGCTCTTCGAGCTCAAGCACCCGAACATCCTCGAGGTGCGCGACTACGGTGTCTGGGCGCCGCCGGGCGTCGATGCGCAGCGCAGCACGCCGTACCTCGTGATGGAGCTGCTGCAGGGCCGCACGCTCGAGGAGATGGTCGTCGAGCACACGCCCGATCCCCAGACCGGGCTCGAGCTCGGCAAACAAGTGCTCCGCGGCCTCGCGCACGCGCACAAGGCGGGCGTGCTGCATCGCGACCTGAAGACCGAGAACGTCTTCGTCACGTGGGACGGTCAGCACTGGGTCGCGAAGCTGCTCGACTTCGGTCTGGTGAAGTTCACCGACGACAAGAAGTGGGGCCCCGCGAAGAAGCTCACGATGCAGGGCGCGGTGTTCGGAAGCCCCGCGTACATGTCGCCCGAGCAAGCGACGGGCACGCCGGTCGACGCGCGCAGCGACGTCTACTCGTTCGGCATCATGCTGTTCGAGATGCTGACGGGCTCGTGGCCGTTCGAGGTCGAGAGCCAGCACGAGATGCTCAAGGCGCACCTGCTCGAGCCGGTGCCGCCGCTCTCGACGAAGCGCGAGGGGCTCACGGTGCTGCCGGCGCTCGAGCAGATCGTGCAGCGCGCGCTCGCGAAGAAGCCGAGCGACCGCTTCGCGAACGCGCCCGAGATGCTCGCCGCGCTCGAGGCGCTCCCGACGCCCGCGGCGTGGATCAGCGGGCTGACCCACGTCCCGCCTCAGCCGATCGCGCCGCCGCCGGCGATGCACGCGCCCGCGATGGATCACGCGCACGAGGCCGACGCGTCGCCGACCAAGTCGCTGGCGATCCTGGGCATCGCGGCGGGCGTCGGCGTGCTGGTTCTGCTGGTGCTCGTCGCGGCGTTCTTCGCGCTGCGCTGACGAGTGACCCCGCGGCGCATCCACATCCGCGCGATCGCGGAGGTCTGACCGTCCTCCACCGAGGTCAGTGGTCGGATCGATAAATTGTGGCTCGTGACGTCATACGCATGGTCACGGATCGATAAATTGTGGCTCGTGACCTCATACGCATGGTCACGGATCGATAAATTCTGACGTTCGACCACTGGGCGAAGTGGTCGAGCGCGAGAGTTGTGACTCGTGACCTCATACGCATGGTCACCGTCGCCAGAATTCTGACTGGTGACCTCATGCGCTTGGTCACGATCCGAGAGCTCTCGGGAAGCCAGGAATCCGAGGAGAGCGGCATTCGGAATTTCTAAGGAAAGCAGGAAGTTAGGAAGGCAGGAGGGGAGACAGGTGGGTCTCCCCCTCCTGTCCCTCCTGCTCTCCTTAGCGGAACCTCTTCTCTCCGAAGCTCCTGAGAGGCCGTTCAGGCGAGCAGCACACCCGGGTTGAGGATGCCGGCCGGGTCGAGCTCGCGCTTGGTCGCGCGCAGCACGTGCTCGAAGAGGCTCGGGCGCTCCTGCTCGTACCACGGGCGATGGAGCCGACCGACCGCGTGGTGGTGCGTGATCGTCGCGCCGTGGGCCATCAGCGCGTCGCTCGCCGCGCGCTTGATCTCGGTCCACTGCTCGAGCTCGCGGCCGCGCGTCGCCGGCGCGACGAACGTGTAGTACGGCGCCGGGCCATCCGGATAGACGTGGGTGAAGCGGCAGCTCACGAGCGCCTTCGCGCCGCATACGCGCGCGCTCGCGTCGCGCACCGCGCGCACCACCGCTGCGTGCAGCGTCGCGAAGCGATCCCACGTGCACGCCGTCTCGAACGTGTCCGCGATCATCCCGAGGCTCACGAGCGAGCTCTGGAGGTACGGCGCATCGAGGAACGCCTGACGCCATCGCCCCGCCGCGTCGTCGGCGCTGCCCGCGCCCGAGCGGTAGGTCGCGCCCTCCGACTCACCGCCGTGCTCGCGCGCGATCGAGAGCGCGCGCTCCATCCACGCTTCGAGCGGATGATCCGCGCTCTCGAACCCGAGCACGAGCACCGACGCGCCCATCGCGACGCCGTTCATCATCGCTTCGCGCTGATCGAGCAGGCGACAGTTCGACGGGAAGAGCCCCGACTGCGCGATCGCGCGCGTGGCGTCGACCGCGCGCTCGTAGCTCGTGAACTTCACGCTCGCGCTCGCGCGGAAGGTCGGGCGCACCTGCACGCGCACCCACGCGTCGGTGATCACGCCGAAGATGCCTTCGCTCCCGAGCATCAGACGATCGGGGCTCGGCCCCGCGCCCGACGCGGGCAGTCGGCGCGTCTCGATCAGACCGCGCGGCGTCACGACGCGCATCGACTCCACGAGATCGTCGACGTGCGTGTAGACCGTCGCGAAGTGCCCGCCGGCGCGCGTCGCGATCCACCCGCCGAGCGTCGAGTGCTCGAACGACTGCGGATAACAGCGCATCGACATGCCGTGCTGCGCGAGCTGCGCCTCGAGCTGCGGGCCCGTCGCGCCCGCTTGGATGCGCGCGGCGCGCGACGTCGCGTCCACCTCGAGCACGCGCGTCATCGCACCGAGGTCGAGCGACACCACGCCCGCGTACGTCTCGCGCCGCTCGTCCATCTCGACGCCGCCGACCACGCTGGTGCCGCCGCCGAACGGGACCACCGCGACGCGCGCGCTCGACGCCCAGTCGAGGATCGCGTCGACCTCGCGCTCGTCGCGCGGGCGCATCACGAGATCGGGCGCGCTCGCGAAGTCGCCGTAGAAGCCGCGCACCACGTCGCGGTAGGAGCGACCGCGCGTGTGCAGCGCACGATCCTCGTGATCGATCGAGGTGATCGCCGCGAGCGATGGAGGCGCGTCGATGCGCGGTGCCGGCATCGTGATCGCATCGAGCGCGACCGGCTCGGTCACGTCCTTCACGTCGAACGACGTGATCGCGCGCACCTGCTCGCCGATCGCGCGCCGCGCATCGCGATCGGGGAATCGATCCGCCCAGCCCCAGGCCCAGTGAGAGCGTCTTCGCATCGCGCGAAGAGGCTACTCGATCAGCGGTACACGCGAGGCACGCGGGTGTTGATGCCGACCAGGATCTCGTGGGGGATCGTGCCCGCCCACGCCGCGAGATCTTCCACGGTGATCTCGTGATCGCCGTCGCGACCGAGCAGCACGACCTCGTCGCCGTTGTACGCGCTGCCCCAGCCGACGCTGACCATCAGCTGGTCCATGCACACGCGCCCGACCACCGGATGTCGCGCGCCGCGCAGGATCACCTCGGCGCGGTTCGAGAGCGCGCGCGGATAGCCGTCGCCGTAGCCCACCGGGAGCGTCACGACGCGCGTCATCTCCGAGGGCGTCCACGTCGAGCCGTAGCTCACCGAGTGCCCGGGCTTCACGACCTTGAAGTAGACGACGCGCGTGACCCAGCGCAGCGCGCCACGCACCGGCACGAGGTCGGGCACGTGAGGCGAAGGGCGCGCGCCGTAGAAGAGGATCCCGGGCCGCACCATGTCGAAGTGGCTCTCGGGCAGCGCGAGGATCGCGCCCGAGCTCGCAGCATGGCGCAGCGGCGGCGCGATCGAGCGACGCTCGTAGAAGCGCAGCACCTCGTGGAAGCGCTCGAGCTGGAGGCGCGCGTGCGCGAGGTCGCCCTCGTCGGCGTTCGCGAAGTGCGTGAACACGCCCTCGACGTCGACGTGACGGCACGCGAGCGAGGCCTCGAGCAGGCCCTCGGCGCTGTACCAGTGCACGCCGATGCGCTCCATGCCGGTGTCGATCTTCAGGTGCACCTTCGCGCGCACCTTCTTCGACTCGGCGCACGACTCGATCGCGCGCAGCTTGTCGATCGACGACGCGCAGAGCGTGAGGTCGTGCTCGAGGAAGAGCGGGATCTGCTCGCCGACGATCCCGCCGAGCACGAGCACCGGCATGCGCACGCCCTCTTCGCGGAGGCGGATGCCCTCCTCGAGGTACGCGACGCCGATCATCGGCGCGCCGATCGACTCGAGCGTGCGCGCGACCTCGACGAGCCCGTGGCCGTACGCGTTCGCCTTGAGGATCGGCATCACGCGCGAGGCGCCGACGTGGGCCTGGATCGCGCGGTAGTTCGCGACGAGCTGCGCGAGATCCACCTCGAGGTGGGTGGGGCGCAGCTCGCTGCTCGCGATGGTGGGCTCGTGGAGGCGCACGTCGTGGAGGACGGCTCAGGGCGCGGGCGCGCTTCCCGCTGCGGGCTCGGCAGGCGCGTCTTCGGTGGGCGGAGTGCCTTCTGCCGGGGGCGCGGTGCCTTCTGCCGGGGGCGCGGTGCCTTCCGGGGCGCGGTGCCTTCCGTGGGCGCGGTGCCTTCCGGGGCGGTGCGTTCTGCCTGCTGCTCTTCCATGCGGCGCTGGAGCACGTCGCCGCTCTCCACCGTCAGCGGTGCTTCGCCGGTGAGCGCCTTGATCTGCGCCGCGATCGAGCAGTCGTGCGCGCCGCCGCTGCGCATCTGCGGGTGACCGTCGGTGGGCGGCGCGGGCGCGACTCCGTCGAACCGCAGTCGCACCGGCAGGAGGATGCCTCGCGCGTGTACCCGCGCGCGCAGCAGCTGACGCTGCTCGCGGAGGTCCCAGAGGAACACGTCCACCGGCTCGTCGCGGCGGTTGTCGCCCTGCTGCACGACGAGCAGGAAGTACTGCGCACCGAGCAGGCTCGCGACCACCGGCACGTCGACCTCGATGTTGCGCGCGAGCTGCTCGTCCATCACGCGGAGGCGCATGTAGTCGCTCGTCGCGCGCGCCTCGTCGCGCCACTCCGGCGACAGGAACGAGCCCGTCTCGTAGAGCCCGCGCGCCGATGCCGGAGCGATGCCCAGGCAGCGCGTCAGCGCGTCCTGCTCCATCGCCATCGCGGCCTGCGCGATGCCCTCGCGGCTCGACGCCTGCTCCGCGGTGAGGCGCAGATAGACGCCGTCCCCCGAGTGCAGCCCCGAGATGCGCAGACGCGGATCGACCCAGCGCTCGGGCTCGCCCGCCTGCGCCGCTTCCATCGTCCACTGCTCGAGCTGCTGGCGGAACCCGACGTAGCGCTCCGAGAGCGAGCTCAGGTGCTCGTCGTACGTGTCGAGCACCTGCGTGCGCATCGCGTCGGCGCGCTGCCGCTCGCGCACCTGATAGGCGCCCACCGCGAGCGCCGCCATCCCGCCGAAGATCACGATCCACTTCCACGGGATCCGCGGCATGTACGAGGGACGCCCGAGCAGCTCGTCGGGCTCGGGCCGCGCCGGCTTCAGCGCGGGCTCGTTGGGATCCTTCTCGTCGCTCATTCGAGTGCGCCCTCTATAGCCCAGAAAACAGCGCGGGCCCCGAGCACTAGTGTGCGCGGGGCCCGTCGAGTTCCGTCGGAGTGACTGCCTACTCGGTCAGTCCCCGCCGGTCTGGTTCACGGCGAAGCTGATGTTCGTGTAGCCGGCCTGGGCCGCCGAGAACATCACCTTCTTGATCACGCGGAAGTCGATCGAGCGGTCCGCCTGCACGATCACGGTGCCCGGGAAGGGCTCGCGGGCGTGGAGGATCGACCAGTTGCGGCGCAGCGTCTCGAGGTCCGAGACGAGCTGCTCGATGCGCTCGAGGCCCGCGTTCGCCGCGAGCGTCGGCGTGTCCGCCATGCGGCGGCCGTCGAGCGTCACGACGCGCGCGTCGATCGCGACGATCGGCGCGAGCTCGAGGTCGATCGCGTTGGTCGCGTTCGGCATCACGAGGTTCGGGCGCTGCGAGAGCAGCTCACCGCTCGCGCTGAACGACGAGAGCAGGAAGACGACCAGCGTGATGAGGAAGTCGATGAAGGGGACCAGCGGGATCTGCGAGTCCATCGACTTGCGCCCGCCGCCCGCCACCTTGCTGCGGACGAACTTGAGCGGGACGTGGTGGAGCAGGACTCGGTCGGGCTTGTGAATCGGCATGACTCGTTCCTCTTCAGCGCTCGCTCAGAGCGCCGCTCCATCCGAAAGGGACACGTCCTCGAAGCCCTGACCGACCGCGAGATCCATCGCCGCGATGACGTCCTCGTAGAGAACGCCGTCCTCGGGGGCGACGATCAGGTCGCGACGGTTCGGCTCCGCGGTGCGACGCTCGGTGAGACGCGTGCGGAGCGTCTCGAGGTCGTACTCGCCGCTGGCCTTCGGGATCTCGATGCGCTCACCCGCGGTCGACGCGATGGTGAAGCCCGCCTGCGTCACCTGCAGGTAGAGGCGGATCGTCTCCTCGGGAGGAGGCTGGTCGGGCTGCGCGGCCTGACCGGGGACCTGCTGGTTCGCGTCGAGGCGCGCCAGGCGGTTCCACACCGCCGTGACGAGCAGGAACATGACGCAGCAGAGGAGCAGATCGATGAACGGGACGAGCGGGATCTCGGAATCGACGCTCTTCTTCCCGCCGTGACCACCGCCGACGCTAATGCCACCCATCTTGGTCTCCGCGCTTCGGTTCTGGGGTGAGCCAACTACTACGAACGATCTCGAGCGTGCGAGTCGAGACCTCGAATCGGAGAACGAAGAAGGGCCGCTACCTCGCGTGAGACTTCGCGG includes:
- a CDS encoding ExbD/TolR family protein yields the protein MPIHKPDRVLLHHVPLKFVRSKVAGGGRKSMDSQIPLVPFIDFLITLVVFLLSSFSASGELLSQRPNLVMPNATNAIDLELAPIVAIDARVVTLDGRRMADTPTLAANAGLERIEQLVSDLETLRRNWSILHAREPFPGTVIVQADRSIDFRVIKKVMFSAAQAGYTNISFAVNQTGGD
- a CDS encoding ExbD/TolR family protein codes for the protein MGGISVGGGHGGKKSVDSEIPLVPFIDLLLCCVMFLLVTAVWNRLARLDANQQVPGQAAQPDQPPPEETIRLYLQVTQAGFTIASTAGERIEIPKASGEYDLETLRTRLTERRTAEPNRRDLIVAPEDGVLYEDVIAAMDLAVGQGFEDVSLSDGAAL
- the dctP gene encoding TRAP transporter substrate-binding protein DctP — translated: MAARLASAQEAPVTLRIATLAPRGSAWHRVFTAWGNTLRTQTNGRLTINVMPAGAGDELDLVRRMRAREIDGASFTAIGIGQIARPVLVLQAPGVFETYEHLDRARTRMDAELRGLFEQNGATLMGWSDYGQGRIFSTRPIRRPADFREARPWVLENDPVFPELLRVIGATGGVPLPIGQVMGALEQGRIDTVVASATAASALQWHTRLNHVMQQSNAVLLGATLFSKEKVESLPADLQTALRETGRQAHETLQRTVRRDDDRYYQTLSTRPGMTIVDASQYEAEWRQVAQQTRERLVGRVYTRELLDRAIAAAR
- a CDS encoding serine/threonine-protein kinase; the protein is MNATAPSASKPDPMVGQIVAGKYRLDAKLGAGAMGTVYRATDARGALCAVKILQDEIADDETRERFRREAEALFELKHPNILEVRDYGVWAPPGVDAQRSTPYLVMELLQGRTLEEMVVEHTPDPQTGLELGKQVLRGLAHAHKAGVLHRDLKTENVFVTWDGQHWVAKLLDFGLVKFTDDKKWGPAKKLTMQGAVFGSPAYMSPEQATGTPVDARSDVYSFGIMLFEMLTGSWPFEVESQHEMLKAHLLEPVPPLSTKREGLTVLPALEQIVQRALAKKPSDRFANAPEMLAALEALPTPAAWISGLTHVPPQPIAPPPAMHAPAMDHAHEADASPTKSLAILGIAAGVGVLVLLVLVAAFFALR
- the alr gene encoding alanine racemase yields the protein MDLAQLVANYRAIQAHVGASRVMPILKANAYGHGLVEVARTLESIGAPMIGVAYLEEGIRLREEGVRMPVLVLGGIVGEQIPLFLEHDLTLCASSIDKLRAIESCAESKKVRAKVHLKIDTGMERIGVHWYSAEGLLEASLACRHVDVEGVFTHFANADEGDLAHARLQLERFHEVLRFYERRSIAPPLRHAASSGAILALPESHFDMVRPGILFYGARPSPHVPDLVPVRGALRWVTRVVYFKVVKPGHSVSYGSTWTPSEMTRVVTLPVGYGDGYPRALSNRAEVILRGARHPVVGRVCMDQLMVSVGWGSAYNGDEVVLLGRDGDHEITVEDLAAWAGTIPHEILVGINTRVPRVYR
- a CDS encoding FAD-binding oxidoreductase; the protein is MRRRSHWAWGWADRFPDRDARRAIGEQVRAITSFDVKDVTEPVALDAITMPAPRIDAPPSLAAITSIDHEDRALHTRGRSYRDVVRGFYGDFASAPDLVMRPRDEREVDAILDWASSARVAVVPFGGGTSVVGGVEMDERRETYAGVVSLDLGAMTRVLEVDATSRAARIQAGATGPQLEAQLAQHGMSMRCYPQSFEHSTLGGWIATRAGGHFATVYTHVDDLVESMRVVTPRGLIETRRLPASGAGPSPDRLMLGSEGIFGVITDAWVRVQVRPTFRASASVKFTSYERAVDATRAIAQSGLFPSNCRLLDQREAMMNGVAMGASVLVLGFESADHPLEAWMERALSIAREHGGESEGATYRSGAGSADDAAGRWRQAFLDAPYLQSSLVSLGMIADTFETACTWDRFATLHAAVVRAVRDASARVCGAKALVSCRFTHVYPDGPAPYYTFVAPATRGRELEQWTEIKRAASDALMAHGATITHHHAVGRLHRPWYEQERPSLFEHVLRATKRELDPAGILNPGVLLA